From a region of the Lactuca sativa cultivar Salinas chromosome 4, Lsat_Salinas_v11, whole genome shotgun sequence genome:
- the LOC111886831 gene encoding uncharacterized protein LOC111886831 isoform X3, whose product MEDDLIITLYHSPTIRNQCPSIQYGVFQSIYSYSKEKRERWLKRVLCRLQTKGESSQTSYKKEEKTMSNHLKSFASDND is encoded by the exons ATGGAA GATGATTTGATCATTACTCTGTACCATTCTCCGACTATTAGGAACCAAT GCCCTTCCATACAATATGGGGTATTCCAGTCAATTTACAGTTACTCGAAAGAAAAG CGTGAAAGATGGCTTAAACGCGTTCTATGTCGCCTGCAG ACCAAGGGAGAAAGCTCACAGACTTCATACAAGAAGG AAGAGAAAACAATGTCCAATCATTTGAAAAGCTTCGCCAG TGATAATGACTAG
- the LOC111886831 gene encoding uncharacterized protein LOC111886831 isoform X2, translated as MQSGISFMISWINYFAERDIFCAGRVVKDEVNNVIDEISMLHQLGDILLWTPLAPPLPDRNGSPSIQYGVFQSIYSYSKEKRERWLKRVLCRLQTKGESSQTSYKKDAKKRKQCPII; from the exons ATGCAGAGTGGAATATCATTTATGATAAGTTGGATAAAT TATTTTGCAGAAAGAGACATCTTTTGTGCTGGAAGAGTTGTTAAAGATGAGGTCAACAATGTTATAGATGAG ATATCAATGCTACATCAATTAGGGGACATACTACTGTGGACCCCCCTTGCCCCTCCTTTACCTGATAGAAATGGAA GCCCTTCCATACAATATGGGGTATTCCAGTCAATTTACAGTTACTCGAAAGAAAAG CGTGAAAGATGGCTTAAACGCGTTCTATGTCGCCTGCAG ACCAAGGGAGAAAGCTCACAGACTTCATACAAGAAGG ATGCAAAGAAGAGAAAACAATGTCCAATCATTTGA
- the LOC111886831 gene encoding uncharacterized protein LOC111886831 isoform X1, whose protein sequence is MQSGISFMISWINYFAERDIFCAGRVVKDEVNNVIDEISMLHQLGDILLWTPLAPPLPDRNGSPSIQYGVFQSIYSYSKEKRERWLKRVLCRLQTKGESSQTSYKKEEKTMSNHLKSFASDND, encoded by the exons ATGCAGAGTGGAATATCATTTATGATAAGTTGGATAAAT TATTTTGCAGAAAGAGACATCTTTTGTGCTGGAAGAGTTGTTAAAGATGAGGTCAACAATGTTATAGATGAG ATATCAATGCTACATCAATTAGGGGACATACTACTGTGGACCCCCCTTGCCCCTCCTTTACCTGATAGAAATGGAA GCCCTTCCATACAATATGGGGTATTCCAGTCAATTTACAGTTACTCGAAAGAAAAG CGTGAAAGATGGCTTAAACGCGTTCTATGTCGCCTGCAG ACCAAGGGAGAAAGCTCACAGACTTCATACAAGAAGG AAGAGAAAACAATGTCCAATCATTTGAAAAGCTTCGCCAG TGATAATGACTAG